A window from Alphaproteobacteria bacterium encodes these proteins:
- a CDS encoding sel1 repeat family protein: MSHLSHISQKELDQELRTLSEYPIMKPKGTDILPVGRFLNMFVEAGSVDTLEKKMPKDDISFDYYFKWADGFKAITRELDKNKALNEKIKNAPQEVLTYLNCISLTLRLTKKTEDIGKYVPDTIKWHQVAEEYKALYNELLLVDPEYAKIFLKDITKPIYEETPEAVALAEWGHYQALNYLGLYHQQQSIEALLDPQKAEEHNSETNRLLNKASSQGSNQAMQIIGSRAIYSSSSHVTPLNAMASFRINYEISARRGNAVAMVGLGFSLLRKHDVLDPDTNTTKQTREKIELALQLLYRAAREDATMAHVHLAGHYYTNDQIDKAIEHYQAAVTNEHIPSMLFLARIYMKQCQAGLNKIELMLHYYKMAMTAGNIEARFHLATIYSNTVHWLAEYRNNVTAFAHAFTTANMKFEDITDPDQRKFVTSAKILLGDFYRDGTTQDGQKDTEKSIEWYKAGVHDFETHPEAFEARPEEIKIAYYQLGAFYLDRWKEQNSDKDFDMALDYFQKSAKLGHIHAMQIQTQVYEESLTEFTAENALERIRMHEIAATQAFFDKEIGVAIVERKKIAALYGSLTLNPKPDYKKAMQVYSTLIQSHQDVEAAYFIAKMYQDGKTESGNPDFTAAARYYTLCIKYDQSSDKKYTRLAYLELGQIAAQGSPEKKPNYKMAAMYYDKVIALKDPIGHVEKGLLKFKTLDPDCPPAPLEALAHFRQAKKIGYIFTPEDLHEITEELEKFKESHKDAYFQAINYDFQLLLDNNFIDKLLNEITTTVHALRVYPPFLIADTVMEPNDRLRFIDQYLSRLIEIGTAYKCLPHTEETISIMIEIEKAIASCAGALSKPEIQYPAHKNLVRLHLLHPNPDYVDAKHSLDFLIDQYLDPESAYILGQMEEQGHNATGQPDYQAALKAYELGVREATPALPTVQCFIAIGNLAYTGKGMPENKPNLEYALKQYRTVANMGYYHAYVLIGLLHLTHTDPRVPVNIDLAMAWLRQADDHVESSPDTLTRVHEHLEILKSFDHLKESYSKATSYDVRFLEDYLWLSNLFFSPGCKPSDDEKGMIPKYIKWIQEDVHLDDTDRENLLNGFKQYYKDYLPKA, translated from the coding sequence ATGTCTCACCTCTCACACATAAGTCAAAAAGAATTAGACCAAGAACTCAGAACACTTAGTGAATATCCAATCATGAAACCCAAAGGGACTGACATTCTACCTGTTGGTCGCTTTCTAAACATGTTTGTAGAAGCGGGTTCAGTTGATACCTTGGAAAAGAAAATGCCCAAAGATGACATTTCTTTTGACTATTATTTTAAATGGGCAGATGGCTTTAAAGCAATCACGCGTGAGCTTGACAAAAACAAAGCCCTCAATGAAAAGATAAAAAATGCTCCTCAAGAGGTTCTAACATATCTTAACTGCATTTCCCTTACGTTACGTCTCACAAAAAAGACTGAAGATATTGGAAAGTACGTTCCAGATACAATCAAATGGCATCAAGTCGCTGAGGAATACAAAGCTCTTTATAACGAGTTACTGTTAGTTGACCCTGAGTATGCCAAAATCTTTTTAAAAGATATTACAAAACCCATTTACGAAGAAACACCAGAAGCCGTTGCCCTTGCTGAATGGGGTCATTATCAAGCCCTAAATTATCTCGGCCTCTATCACCAACAACAAAGTATAGAGGCTTTATTAGACCCGCAAAAAGCTGAAGAGCATAACAGCGAGACAAATCGACTGCTCAACAAAGCCTCATCTCAAGGGTCGAACCAGGCAATGCAAATCATTGGATCTAGAGCTATTTATTCAAGCTCTTCTCATGTGACTCCATTGAACGCAATGGCATCCTTCAGAATCAATTATGAAATTTCAGCAAGACGGGGAAATGCAGTCGCGATGGTCGGCCTCGGATTTTCATTATTACGCAAACACGACGTTCTGGACCCAGACACAAATACGACAAAACAGACGCGAGAAAAAATTGAGCTGGCTCTCCAGCTACTCTATCGAGCAGCAAGAGAAGATGCCACCATGGCACATGTTCATTTAGCTGGACACTATTACACAAATGACCAGATTGATAAAGCTATCGAACACTACCAAGCAGCAGTTACGAATGAACATATTCCCTCTATGCTCTTTTTAGCGCGCATTTACATGAAACAATGCCAGGCAGGTTTAAATAAAATAGAACTGATGCTCCATTACTACAAAATGGCTATGACAGCCGGGAACATCGAAGCACGCTTTCATCTTGCCACGATATACTCGAACACGGTTCATTGGCTTGCAGAATACAGAAATAATGTCACGGCTTTTGCGCACGCTTTTACAACAGCAAATATGAAATTTGAAGATATCACCGATCCAGATCAACGCAAATTTGTCACCTCAGCAAAAATTCTCCTAGGTGACTTCTACAGAGATGGAACAACACAAGATGGACAAAAGGATACCGAAAAATCTATCGAATGGTACAAAGCTGGTGTTCATGATTTTGAAACACACCCAGAGGCGTTTGAAGCGCGTCCTGAAGAAATTAAAATCGCCTATTATCAATTAGGTGCTTTCTACTTAGACAGATGGAAAGAGCAAAATTCAGACAAAGACTTTGATATGGCCCTGGATTATTTCCAAAAATCTGCAAAACTTGGACATATCCATGCCATGCAAATTCAAACACAAGTCTACGAAGAGAGCCTTACTGAATTCACCGCTGAAAATGCACTCGAAAGAATCAGAATGCATGAAATTGCAGCAACCCAAGCATTCTTTGACAAAGAAATTGGTGTTGCGATCGTTGAGCGAAAAAAGATTGCAGCTCTTTATGGATCTCTAACTTTAAATCCAAAGCCTGATTATAAAAAAGCAATGCAAGTATATAGTACGCTCATTCAGTCTCATCAAGACGTTGAAGCTGCTTACTTTATTGCAAAAATGTATCAAGATGGTAAAACAGAATCTGGAAATCCTGATTTTACAGCGGCTGCGCGATACTACACACTCTGTATCAAATACGATCAAAGTAGCGACAAAAAATACACTCGATTAGCTTATTTAGAATTGGGGCAAATTGCAGCACAGGGATCACCTGAAAAGAAACCAAACTATAAAATGGCTGCTATGTATTATGATAAAGTCATTGCGTTAAAAGATCCAATCGGTCATGTCGAGAAAGGTCTTCTTAAGTTTAAAACACTAGATCCTGACTGTCCACCAGCCCCTCTTGAAGCCTTGGCTCATTTCAGGCAAGCAAAAAAGATAGGTTATATTTTCACGCCAGAAGATTTACATGAAATCACTGAAGAGCTCGAAAAATTTAAAGAGAGTCACAAAGATGCTTACTTCCAAGCAATCAATTATGATTTCCAATTGCTTCTTGATAATAATTTCATAGATAAGCTGCTCAATGAGATTACGACAACTGTACATGCTTTACGCGTCTATCCACCCTTTTTAATAGCAGATACGGTTATGGAACCAAACGATCGACTGCGTTTTATAGATCAATACCTCTCAAGACTCATCGAAATTGGAACTGCCTACAAATGCTTACCTCACACTGAAGAGACAATTAGCATCATGATTGAAATTGAGAAAGCGATCGCTTCTTGTGCAGGTGCTCTCAGCAAACCAGAAATCCAATATCCTGCGCATAAAAATTTGGTCAGACTGCATTTGCTTCACCCAAACCCAGATTATGTTGACGCAAAGCACTCTCTAGACTTTTTGATTGATCAGTACCTAGATCCTGAATCTGCTTACATCTTAGGCCAAATGGAAGAACAAGGTCATAATGCAACCGGCCAACCAGATTATCAAGCCGCTTTAAAAGCCTATGAACTTGGCGTACGTGAAGCAACACCGGCTCTTCCGACTGTTCAATGCTTTATTGCCATTGGTAATCTAGCCTACACCGGCAAAGGCATGCCTGAAAACAAGCCCAATCTGGAATATGCACTGAAACAATATCGTACTGTCGCCAATATGGGCTATTACCATGCCTATGTATTAATTGGACTATTACATTTAACACATACAGACCCAAGAGTGCCTGTCAATATTGATCTTGCTATGGCATGGCTCAGACAAGCAGATGATCATGTCGAATCCTCACCAGATACTTTAACGAGAGTTCACGAACATCTTGAAATATTGAAATCATTCGATCACCTTAAAGAAAGCTATTCGAAAGCAACTTCATATGATGTCAGATTCCTAGAGGACTATCTGTGGCTTTCAAACTTATTCTTTTCACCTGGCTGCAAACCATCTGATGACGAAAAAGGAATGATTCCTAAATATATTAAATGGATTCAAGAAGATGTGCACCTTGATGACACAGACAGAGAAAATCTCTTAAATGGATTTAAACAGTATTATAAAGATTACCTCCCAAAAGCTTAA